From a single Octopus sinensis linkage group LG5, ASM634580v1, whole genome shotgun sequence genomic region:
- the LOC115211672 gene encoding GDH/6PGL endoplasmic bifunctional protein-like: protein MLFNMNSCQNFLAVIFFLCIIQAVSTNQFISVVLVGATGDLAKKYLWHSMFETYKNGIENKGPYFLFFGGARANKTFGEDTLMKIIDRSVTCYNMQCESHKRRFITVVRYVQLKVEEDYENLAHQMALDEEGHSPDNPIAGRIFYLSTPPATYVKTAQLLHKHCRSHVANSWIRLVLEKPFGNDRKTSEALASSLEQWYAEEEIYRVDHYLQKPVVKQILPFRIKNQNWLEPLLNRHHVERVEIVSKEYVGVKGRTKFYNNVGVLRDMMQNHLTELLTLVSMELPTDGNVDNIDEIKEKKIALLEQVQPMKVKSLLFGQYKDYMQEAEKEGINKSSSVKTPTFAAALLHIESARWKDVPFVLVAGKQMDERTTYVRIIFKNNVFKIPPTTDNERIQQIVFHINYGVMKEPCIIVPWSLHKALWPKDVVPKMWSQPPAYGSEMSTYQTGVPGQTTDAYIQVVQDIVNGKQANFVGTRQLMSMWDIWQTSLNVLAKRPKLYTRNNTLDFTIINKQLAFVESEHLQQKYVKPTSDKPVFAQLPKHFLGGNLYVNSTGALAMQLTSSIIEISMKLIKEKKPFHIGFSGGKTPALLFRKLREIYPLHLWVNTHIWLVDERCQPLNSHRSNFNLLFTELLQHINIPYVNLHPMPVSIAGSLCTDKDEGDILYERQLSNSVINGLDYVVLGLGKDGHVASLFPHDKSLTLTTPRKVILTNAANRGDKRMSLTVDFLNMSKNIALFVTGKEKHNILNSISSESDRLKYPVQNIQPNAGHLAWFVDSAAWLGV from the exons ATGTTATTTAATATGAATTCTTGCCAGAACTTtctggctgtaatattctttttatGCATCATTCAAGCCGTGTCTACCAATCAGTTTATCAGTGTTGTTTTGGTTGGTGCTACCGGAGACCTAGCTAAGAAATACCTATGGCATAGCATGTTTGAAACCTATAAAAATGGAATCGAAAATAAAGGTCCCTATTTTCTGTTCTTTGGAGGTGCAAGGGCAAATAAAACTTTTGGCGAAGACACTCTCATGAAAATAATTGACCGTTCTGTTACTTGTTACAATATGCAATGTGAAAGTCATAAGAGACGATTTATAACAGTTGTTAGATATGTCCAGCTGAAAGTCGAAGAAGACTATGAAAATTTAGCCCATCAAATGGCTCTTGACGAAGAAGGTCATTCCCCAGATAATCCCATTGCTGgtcgtattttttatttatcaactccTCCAGCCACATATGTGAAAACAGCTCAGCTTTTACACAAACACTGTCGATCACATGTGGCTAACAGTTGGATACGATTAGTTCTGGAGAAACCCTTTGGCAACGACCGTAAAACTTCAGAAGCCTTAGCCTCGTCTCTTGAGCAGTGGTACGCAGAGGAAGAAATCTACAGGGTTGACCATTACTTGCAGAAACCTGTTGTTAAACAAATTCTACCATTCAG gaTTAAAAACCAAAATTGGTTGGAACCTCTATTGAACAGACATCATGTAGAAAGGGTGGAAATTGTCAGCAAAGAATACGTTGGTGTCAAAG gaAGAACGAAGTTTTACAATAATGTAGGTGTACTTCGTGATATGATGCAAAATCACCTGACAGAGTTACTTACACTAGTTTCAATGGAACTTCCTACTGATGGAAATGTAGACAACattgatgaaataaaagaaaagaaaattgctcTCCTTGAACAAGTGCAACCAATGAAAGTCAAGTCTCTTCTTTTCGGTCAGTATAAAGACTATATGCAAGAAGCAGAGAAAGAAGGTATCAATAAATCTTCATCAGTCAAGACACCAACATTTGCAGCTGCCTTGCTTCACATAGAATCTGCACGATGGAAGGATGTCCCATTTGTCCTTGTGGCTGGCAAACAAATGGATGAAAGGACCACTTATGTtagaattattttcaaaaataatgtaTTCAAAATTCCACCAACTACTGATAATGAGAGGATTCAACAAATCGTTTTTCATATCAACTATGGTGTTATGAAAGAGCCCTGCATTATTGTACCATGGTCTCTTCACAAAGCTCTCTGGCCTAAGGATGTTGTACCTAAAATGTGGTCTCAGCCTCCTGCTTATGGTTCTGAGATGTCTACCTACCAAACTGGTGTTCCTGGTCAAACTACCGATGCTTATATACAAGTGGTTCAAGATATAGTAAACGGTAAACAAGCTAACTTTGTTGGAACCCGTCAATTAATGAGTATGTGGGATATTTGGCAAACTAGTCTTAATGTATTGGCAAAACGTCCCAAACTTTACACACGAAACAATACTTTGGATTTTACAATTATTAATAAACAATTAGCATTCGTTGAGAGTGAACATTTACAGCAAAAATATGTGAAGCCAACTTCAGACAAACCAGTATTTGCTCAATTACCAAAACACTTTCTTGGTGGAAACCTCTATGTGAATTCAACTGGTGCATTGGCCATGCAATTAACTTCATCtattattgaaatctcaatgaAATTGATTAAAGAGAAGAAGCCATTCCACATTGGATTTTCCGGTGGTAAAACACCAGCTTTGCTTTTCCGTAAATTAAGAGAAATTTACCCCCTCCACTTGTGGGTTAACACTCACATCTGGTTGGTTGATGAGCGATGTCAGCCTTTAAACAGTCACAGATCTAATTTCAATTTATTGTTTACTGAACTTTTACAACATATTAACATTCCCTATGTCAACCTTCACCCAATGCCAGTATCAATAGCTGGCTCTCTCTGCACTGATAAAGATGAAGGGGACATTCTTTATGAGAGACAGCTATCTAATTCTGTAATCAATGGGCTGGACTATGTTGTACTTGGGCTGGGAAAAGATGGTCATGTAGCTTCTTTATTTCCACATGATAAATCCTTAACCTTAACAACCCCAAGGAAAGTGATTCTGACTAATGCTGCCAACAGAGGGGATAAACGAATGTCGCTTACTGTTGACTTTCTTAATATGTCTAAAAATATTGCTCTTTTTGTGACTGGTAAAGAAAAACATAACATCTTAAACAGCATTAGTTCAGAAAGTGACAGACTTAAATATCCtgttcaaaatattcagccaaatgCTGGACATCTTGCTTGGTTTGTAGATTCAGCTGCATGGCTTGGAGTGTGA
- the LOC115211673 gene encoding DNA-directed RNA polymerase I subunit RPA43 has protein sequence MFNNLALGIEKAKLLLDDPASLCIQKDSEEEIAIPPAFIGKLNEGIRFRLDSEINTFSPRLNGVILAYKDLKLLSSEGKIQGDRPFIYFNMKISYIVFQPKIGSTLTGVIKEIYASHVVCVVHELFNATVIKSSDDAMWDINAFRVSFLIEFTVTELNSTPKLFSMKGKLIKMIETDSLVKQDKKAKKRHRDVESEDVCPDSEKLKIENHEMNGHTHDVINDCSPPAKKKKKKKKKADEDN, from the exons ATGTTTAATAATTTAGCGTTAGGGATTGAAAAAGCTAAATTACTTTTAGATGATCCCGCATCATTATGTATACAAAAAGACAGCGAAGAAGAAATAGCTATTCCGCCTGCTTTTATTGGCAAGTTGAACGAAGGTATTAGATTTCGTTTGGATTCTGAAATCAACACATTTTCTCCTCG tttgAATGGAGTAATTTTGGCTTATAAAGACCTCAAGTTGCTTAGTTCTGAAGGGAAAATACAAGGAGATcgaccttttatttattttaatatgaagaTTAGTTACATTGTGTTCCAGCCAAAAATTGGAAGTACTTTAACAGGTGTCATCAAAGAGATTTATGCCAGccatgtggtgtgtgttgtgcatgaACTTTTCAATGCTACTGTGATTAAATCTAGTGATGACGCTATGTGGGACATTAATGCATTTAGAGTTAGTTTTTTGATAGAGTTCACAGTTACGGAATTAAACTCAACTCCTAAATTATTCTCCATGAAAGGTAAACTAATTAAAATGATTGAGACAGACTCTCTtgtaaaacaagataaaaaggcAAAGAAAAGACATAGGGATGTAGAATCTGAAGATGTATGTCCTGACAGTGAGAAGTTAAAAATCGAAAACCATGAAATGAATGGCCACACACATGATGTTATCAATGACTGCAG tcctcctgcaaagaaaaaaaagaagaaaaagaaaaaggcggATGAAGATAACTGA